CACCTAATTTAGCGTACATCACGGCGGCATTTGGATTCGGCATCAAGAGGTGGAATTAACTTCTATTTTCTTAAACATGTAAATGGAGACAAAAATGAAAAGATTCAAAGTCACCATGAGAACCCAGCCAAAAGCAAAGAATAGAGGGAAAAAGCAATATCTTCCATTGTTGAAAAAATAAAGGTAAAGGAACAGGGATGCGTTCACTTTTGTGGGTCCTCATTTCCCCACTCAACGCTCCTTTAAAATTGTTTGGTGTTAGAGCCTTTACCACGGATTCACGATGTCACGCTTCCTAAAAAATgaatccatttttttttcttcttacgTTAGTCTGCTTTGTTTGATATGTATGCTATTCTTAACCCAAATACTACTTTTTTCCAAAGATGATCAATGATATTTTCAGGTTTTGCTCCACTCTAATTTTAAGTACttttataccaaaaaaaaaaaaattaagaatgtgGATGTGAATTccaaaaatgttataattatgtaTATGTCTGGATTAAGCCGATTGATCTCATATTACAGAGAGATTATTACATATTATTGACGATAatttttatttacataattatgcatgcaattttttaaaaaaaaatcccttAGGAGGTCAATTTCCATGATAAAACCACTCCTTACGCGGCCCACCTTATATTTCTTAAGTATTGTTTGATTGTTGGGAaattttttctttagattttgaCTCCACCAAcgttttattcattaatttttagtcgTTTTCAAAGTAATTTAGTTACTTAAATTATATTCAAACTCGAAAAGTGTAGAttttaaatgactattttatttgaaattttgaaacttATGCATAAAGATTAAAGTGAGTGCACCATATCTCTAAATCATGTACgttatttaattttaacagataaaaataataaaaatgaaaacttttttaataattaagtaactaATTAAAGGATTTACCCATTAATCTATAAGCATTCAGTCCTAGGAACTTGGGATCCTTAAAATAATGAAAGAATAGTTTGATCGTTGAAGGTATCCAGCAGGCAAGCACCGACGCTGGCTCGCAGCGCGATTTCGTATTACGAACATAGCGGCGTAATGTGGTGAATAGTGGATTAATGGCTCACAGTGATAGGATGGAGGTGCCGGCGCCTCGTGCTCTTTGTCTGCTTTTCTTTCGGTCCACAAACTTTTATATTCCTTCATCCTCGCCCAATGTTTTTAACAGCAAAAGTTTTTTGTTTTGCCATGATTCAAGTCGGTGCTTACTGCATAGGTTAATTGGCACAGGATTGGAGCCTGTCGATGTTCAGTTGATATTGAACAATGGGATCCAAATCTTTGATTGACAGATCGAGCGGAGTACCCATTTGTGGATGTTGCCTACTGCCTACTCGTATTTGGGGGGATTCATATGGGGAAACTTTGCACCCTAACTAACCCAAAATGCATTAATATTGGACTATGCTAAAGATTGTTCATACAGGGACATGACCGACGCCCAATCcccaaatatttttttacttcactagcttgcatctttttcttttttaatgttcACATCGAGACTGTACTTTGGATACGTTTACTATATAAaaagtttgatttaatttgatattacgTTGTGATTGTAAATGAACagaaatacaaaaattatacAAGTAGTTATGTGATTTAAGTTTTTTGACAACTCCTCTAAGACCATCGActctcatataacctttcatcCTACGAAAAACTACAATGCTTCCTCCAACTATCATTATCTTATAAAATGTTTTTACAGACGTGAACAAATtctagcctacttaaattaatgTTGAGTGGGAGGGGAAAGTGTTTATTTGGGTCCAAGAAGGAAATAGGGATGCTTGAACTGGATTTCATATCATAATGGAGCCCAAAATACTAAAAAGCTACGAGCTATGCCAGCCCACTTCATCAAGTTTCTTTAGCCAATTGAATTTCTTTCTAATAGGTGGTAGCTTTGATTAGGGTGAGTATATGATCGAATAGAGTTGaattgagtcaaaaaattttgacttAGTCAAGTTGATAAATCCTACTTTAgtaaccgaactcaatttgaattttttttgaatttaatagaATCGAGTTgaaaaatttcgagtcaagtcgagttaacaaattctattatttatactcaatattgcgtttacatggaccgattatttaactagtagccGAAGTACAAGATTAtgtaactacataaacaatataatgatttttccttttaacttactaagtaaatatttatcaaaacgacgtaattttattttatttattcgaatttttggataactcgaattgtataattcatatttgagttaaataaaaaaacttagtattttattcaaattgatccaaataactCAATTAATCTAAATAACTCgaaatatttaattcaaaatttaaaattttttcaaatttttcgaatcgaatcaaattaaattttagtgcGTAAAATTCAAACCGGCGTTGAAGAAGCAGCACCTGAAAGctataaaataaaatcatggGTTTATTTGGAGGGAAAAAGTAGTTAACGCCTAACGGCTCAACCAACTACCGGTCGTGTGCGAACAGATCGCTTACCACGTGATTAGAAGCCTGGGTTAGATATTGAAGGACTGCGCCATATGTATAAAATCATCATCAGCCGAAACTGAAAGAAAACCAGAACAGAGCAGAGTGTTCAAGTTATTTCCCATTTTTTGGTCTTTCTTTATGCCAACTGATAATCAAATGAAAGACATGAAACCGAATTCCATAATGGGATCGTCAGTCACCGACGGCGAGATCGTGTGCGTAACAGGCGGCTCTGGGTTCATTGGTTCATGGCTCATCAAGCTGCTCTTGGAACGCGGTTATGTCGTCCGAGCCACTGTGCGCGACCCTGGTTGGTCCCTTTATTATTGTTTTCTTAAGACTTTCTTGTCCCTCATGATTGGATGATTTAAGCATCTTTTTTACTTGAAAAATAGTAAAGTTTTAATTGTTGTCGTTCATATTTGCTTGTTTTATTAATGGAGCAGGCAACTCGAAGAAGGTGAAGCATTTACTAGAGCTACCTAAAGCAGAGACGCACTTGACTCTTTGGAAAGCAGATTTAGCTGAAGAGGGAAGCTTTGATGATGCAATTCAAGCTTGTACGGGTGTGTTCCATGTGGCCACGCCTATGGACTTCGAGTCCGAGGACCCTGAGGTATTATATTAATATGGAATATGGTAAATGTAATTAAAAGCCAATCTAGTAGTAGCATAGATTTACTTTTACATAAGAACATGGAAATGACTGTTTGCTGAGTTGCAGAATGAAGTCATAAAACCAACAATCAATGGAGTGCTAAGCATCATGAAAGCTTGCGCCAAAGCCAAAACTGTTAGAAGGTTAGTGTTCACATCATCAGCTGGAACTATTGATGTTGCAGAACAACAAAAGCCCTGTTATGATGAAACCTGTTGGAGCGACCTTGAATTCATCCAGGCCAAAAAAATGACTGGTTGGGTTAGTATTCCAAATTCCCGCCCCAAAACACAATCAGGGTTAAAATTTTGCCAAATTCTAACCCTTGTTTTCTTTGTCGTATAGATGTATTTTGTCTCCAAGACAATGGCAGAGCAAGCAGCCTGGAAATTCGCTAAAGAAAATAACATTGATTTTGTCAGCATAATACCACCTTTGGTGGTCGGTCCATTTATTATGCAATCAATGCCGCCAAGCCTCATAACTGCACTTTCTCCTATCACCGGTACAGTCTTCTGTAATTTCACAGCTTGAATCAATTATCCACATATTTTTTCACCCCACTTTCTGACGAGATGTCTTAAAATGTAGGGAACGAAGCTCATTATTCGATCATAAAACAAGGCCAATTCATTCATTTGGATGACTTGTGCAGAGCTCATATCTTTCTATTCGAGAATCCAAAAGCGGAAGGTCGCCACATTTGCGCCTCTCACCATGCTACCATTATCGATCTTGCAAAAATGCTCAGTGAAAAATACCCTGAATATAATGTTCCCACCAAGTAATTAATTCCCTTCACACGATTCAAAGTTTCTATAGGATCACCATCATTTCGAGTCATGTCCTAACGATACCATTTTTTGGTCAGGTTCAAAGATGTGGATGAGAACCTGAAGAGTGTGGAGTTCTCCTCAAAGAAGCTCTTGGACTTGGGATTTGAGTTTAAATATAGCTTGGAAGACATGTTCGTAGGAGCTGTCGAGACATGCCGAGAAAAGGGACTGCTTCCTCTTTCTAATGAGAAGAAGATCAAAAACATAGACTGAAAAATATGAACTTTCAACAATTGAGTGCCTACCCATGTCTTCCATTTCTAGTAGTGAAAACAATAAAGATTTAAATCTATTATCTGTTTCCTGGtattgtacaatttttaattgcAAACATTGGTAATGTAATTTGGAGTCTATTCTGGGAACTTTGTGATTTATCTAATATTTTCAGCATTCCTGAAAATCAAAGGCTCAGTTTTTACTACCGAGCTCAATCCAATTTGCCCAACAACAATAATCAAATAAAGTGTTACTAATGATTTCTAACAAGTCTGTCCTAAGGTTTGGCGGTGGGCACGATCAAAGCTCAGCACCACTAAAACAAAGAGACTTAAACCGAATAGAAAATTTACAAGAAAGCAATAGTACATTAAGTGTATGAGTAGatactctaaaaatatttttttacttcgAATGGAATACAAGGGATGGAGTGATTACAAATGAAGAAaaaatctctatttatagttaagctctCTAAATTCAACGGTACAGATTAAATTATATCAACGATTGAGATTAGTGTCTATCTTATAAATGAGAGTCCTAAATGATTTAAATGAACCACATTTAATCAATTGACATCCATGGGACGCTCTTTATGCATTCATCACAGGCTTTGGTCTGTGGCTCGTGACACTTGTGCCTGATTGTCAGCCCTCTCTATCCTTTTATTTTTGCTTGCTTCCAATGAGTTTGTTATGggcaaaaacaaagaaaaaaaatggttaaacATAAAATTGGTACCTGAACTTATCTACTTCTCCCAAATTGATActtaagggttttttttatcCCAGATTAGTACTTGAACTTTTTCTCCGTTAACTAGTTTGGTACTTTTTTTAATGTCGTTAAATTTAGGCAGGTGGCAGAATAAGATTATGACATATGACATAATGACATCATCATGATGTCATAGtctatttttctatttcactttcacttttttccttttcccttttcttttattcttccccatttccatttccatttccatttccatttatattttttcttttcttctcattctAATCCTCTCTTTCTCAACCCTAGTTGCTGCCAGCATGCACCATAGTTGCACTCCGATGTTGTCATCAACGTTTGTTCTCTAGTCCAAATAATGGCACAGGTAAACTTTTGCCTCTTGCTCTTTCATTTCCTATGATTTGTTTTCACAGAGAACTCCTTGAAATCCCATTGGGATTCTCTCCCGCTAGTCACCTTGCTCTGATGTTGTCACCGCCTGTTTTAGTGTCATCACCGATTGAAAAAGCACCGAATAAGTTTTTTTCTCTCTCCTACTTTTGCTCCTCTTCTTTTCTActtcattttttgttttcaaagccCTCGGTCGTCACTTCATTGTCGTTACTCTTCGACGTCGAACTGAGCCACCACCGTTGAATTATTATGAAACTTGACTGTGGCTTTTCTTTACCGCCTCCAATGTCTTGACCATTTGGTTTACTGATCGTGACCTGAATCTTAAAAACCCAAAATGGGTCTTGGTTTTGATTTGCTTCTcataattttctttttgtttggttttgtgtTCTTACGGATTGATGGGTTTTGTTtgttatgttaattttttatgagttttgtgttttAATGGATTGatgagttttgtaatttttcttgcTTTTATTTCAGTAAATAAGTTTAGTTATCCTAGAATTGGAGGTTGTCAAtggttaaaaaaaatagttttgagacTTGAAAGTTAATAGCACAAGGTAATGTTGTTAAAAGGtagaaatgtttttaaatttcttttcaaaggaACTCAGAAATGTTACATGAACTTAGAAGAAAAAGGCAAAATGACGAGAGTAAGAAGGAAGAATAAATGAATATTgggaaaaagaaggaaataagaaaaaactggaaataatttttaaatgttttattgatttttaatatatattttaaattatgacaTTATCATGATGCTATTATGCCACGTGTCATAACTCTATTCTACCACCTATTTCAAACTTAATGGCATTAAAAGAAATACCAAGCTAGTTGACAGGAGAAAAAGTTTGGTACCAATCTGGAAAAAAAATCCTTAAGTATCAATCTGGGAGAAgtaatgtaatggcctaaattcaaggttatcggaacaatggtttcgtaaccatagatccgatttaaagagaaatttatttcaatatttttgcttgaaaattgatatgataggaaaatcatattaaatattgatagaaaaattttaccaatttagtgattagatagaaaaagaaattattgaagaaattgggtaaaaacaaggtatcgagatcTCTATCTCGTAAAaacgagtcaaaaataattttataaatatttatgaaatgttattaatgtggtattaaaatttcgttaggaaattaatgtttgggtagtcaattaaatgaaaaggactaaattgtaataggtgtaaaagttgctagagtgattaaatagcttaagaatctaatgagaaaggatttaaaaggcaattagactcaaaagttatttgggctggacggcaagggtatgaaatcagcagaaaaattgataaattaagggtaaaattggaatattgcaaaattaactaaataaagctaggactaaataggaaatatctagatttctcttcatttctcttcaattccagcagctaaaaacaccATATGAGGGTTctataagctggtatttcataatttttgcaccaagtgagttaatccttgcctttttcttgtaatttttgtgtttctaagacttttacaactaggtcctactattaaattcattagtttttgatttcatggatgaaattgaaagtcaccatggttgagtgctgtaattttatgatgaaatagaattaaattaaagctttaatttgtttatgagatgattttattaggtaatttcaatagaaattaatttttaggacctaattatgaaaatgcttggaattaaagtctattgctgaaattctgattcctaaaggttgtaaactagtttaaggtgatagaataaaatgttaattgagaaaaatcagctcaattgagaggctaattgagtagggacgaaattatcatttattaaaagcttaggggaaaaatggtaataaacagcttgcacaaaaacagtttggacagcagcagtagactaactttgaaaaatcaccataaattgtagaaatcgaattagaagatgaaaaaaatatggaattaaagcttattgagtctattttctcatagaagaaatagtgtaagcaatggatttgtaaattttgagatataatgaattttgtgagataaggtcagaatgaattcgagttcccctgttctgactttgaaaaatcataaaaaatttaagaaaaacaattatgggcttaaatttatatatctagaatccttaatgagtctatttttaagagaaacaaacgagaacatcatttgaattctgtatgaagagataattaatttttagtgaagaagggttagtgactttaaagaataaactgtacttattggctaaaccaaaaattctgaaaattttatggtaaaaagatatatgagtctagtttcaggaaaaattaacggatcttaattttgagttccgtagctcaagttataaataatttagtgactatgacttaagtagacagctttgaatgaactataaataatagttgaattatagagaatgttgcatatgaacatgaaatgtattaaattgataattaaatttatttatttagatccggaagattcaaatacgaagctagaccgaggaaaggaaaaagttcgggattagtagatttttattgtttacaaacaagtatcaaggtaagttcgtgtaacttgaattatattcttaaatgcttgaaatgcatgtttttgatatgaatatgatttgaatgttcattatatggaaatttatgaaacattaatatatttgataaaatgggaagaaatcccgtttgaatgaaaggaaaatttgatggatctctgaaaaggaattgacggtaaaaaggatctagcccgaacgggtgatcctatcctaatatagccctcccgaagaatctgtgtaaaatggatttagcccggacgggtaatccgaattagggtctgaatttagcctggactggtaattcagatccaagctcattagagtaattgtcgttgcaggggatttagcctggactggttgtaatacccctacccgtattcattgccggaatagggtacgaggcattaccggagtttacgaattaattttttttttcaattcaacatattttcatgatagattcatgcatttatataagataacgtcatcacatatctataaccaggtttgttaaccatactaatggctaactttacattcatttcacgttaacatttactttgttagcttatacatgccattgatttccaaaataaagtttctttatataccgaaatcctgaggttgacagtgtgatgtgtctctgaccaaatccgacctccgagctcttaacactacaaaacagggaaaaaggaaacggggtaagcactttgtgcttagtaagctcatgtaacaagaattatacttacctaatattttcaatacaatataataaacattcatatatccattcaatgcattattaccctaacatgcacaaacttaacattcaagttagtacaataatttccatgtatcaataatatatataccatgattgatgtactcatcaataccatgattttcattcccttattatttttcatatttatcccgttgaatttatcggaatttcgatggattttcagaggtacacttttagtgtacaattccgagtccgtcaattcatattcatgtgcgcacatttccatttcagagagcacactcccgcgaacctcaaccttgcagcgggattaccagtccaggctaaatcccctgcaatataaactcatagagtattgtcgggattaccagtccaggctaaatcccctgcaacgacaattactctaatgagcttggatctgaattaccagtccaggctaaattcagaccctaattcggattacccgtccgggctaaatccattttacacatattcttcgggagggctatatcaggataggatcacccgtccgggctagatcctttttactgtcaattccttttcagagatccatcgaattttcctttcattcaaacgggatttcttcccattttatcaaatatatcaatgtttcataaatttccatat
The sequence above is drawn from the Gossypium hirsutum isolate 1008001.06 chromosome A05, Gossypium_hirsutum_v2.1, whole genome shotgun sequence genome and encodes:
- the LOC107957957 gene encoding dihydroflavonol-4-reductase-like, coding for MGSSVTDGEIVCVTGGSGFIGSWLIKLLLERGYVVRATVRDPGNSKKVKHLLELPKAETHLTLWKADLAEEGSFDDAIQACTGVFHVATPMDFESEDPENEVIKPTINGVLSIMKACAKAKTVRRLVFTSSAGTIDVAEQQKPCYDETCWSDLEFIQAKKMTGWMYFVSKTMAEQAAWKFAKENNIDFVSIIPPLVVGPFIMQSMPPSLITALSPITGNEAHYSIIKQGQFIHLDDLCRAHIFLFENPKAEGRHICASHHATIIDLAKMLSEKYPEYNVPTKFKDVDENLKSVEFSSKKLLDLGFEFKYSLEDMFVGAVETCREKGLLPLSNEKKIKNID